A genome region from Oncorhynchus masou masou isolate Uvic2021 chromosome 14, UVic_Omas_1.1, whole genome shotgun sequence includes the following:
- the LOC135554708 gene encoding zinc finger protein OZF-like isoform X2 — protein MDRDRASPSPSNLLESPGHNSPGNILLLGLKRVSVRLVDCRKTPGQSGAVGEGHEEGDGDLISSSKNNGDSPPLSGRDLSSGELQQQHFADEAEKSLSQSEHLKHQHRRTGKKSHHSCSDCGKSFTTRRSFIIHLRIHTGEKPYHCDQCGKFFARASNLTTHQRTHTGEKPYSCDQCGKSFAAYNTFKYHLRIYEGEKPYRCLDCGKNFVNAGALTIHQRVHTGEKPYSCDQCGKSFAVASTLIRHQRIHTGEKPYSCNLCGNSFAVSDKLTIHQRVHTGEKPYSCDQCGKCFALASTLNKHQRIHTGEKPYSCDQCGKSFARASTLTIHHRTHTGERPYSCDQCGKSFARASTLTIHHRTHTGEKPYSCDQCGKSFAESGTLNTHQRTHTGEKPYSCDQCGKSFAESGTLISHQRTHTGEKPYVCLCGESFARLGQIKKHQKAQICYISSPSYPTTFPDP, from the exons ATGGATCGG GACAGAGCTAGTCCGTCCCCCTCCAACCTGCTAGAGTCCCCTGGTCACAACTCTCCTGGTAACATCTTACTGCTGGGTCTGAAGAGGGTTTCTGTGAGGCTGGTCGACTGCAGGAAAACACCAGGGCAGAGTGGAGCTGTAGGAGAAGGACacgaggagggagatggagatctGATTTCATCAAGTAAGAACAATG gggactctcctcctctcagtggGAGGGACTTATCATCTGGGGAGCTTCAACAACAACATTTtgctgacgaggcagagaagagtctctcccaATCAGAACACCTCAAACACCAGCACAGACGTACAGGGAAGAAATCTCACCacagctgctctgactgtgggaagagtttcactaCACGGAGATCCTTCATAATTCACCTGCGTATTCACACCGGAGAGAAGCCTTATcactgtgatcagtgtgggaagttCTTTGCTCGCGCTTccaacctgactacacaccagcgaacacacacaggagaaaagccttatagctgtgatcagtgtgggaagagttttgctgcATATAACACCTTCAAATATCATCTGAGAATTTATgaaggggagaagccttaccgctGCCTTGATTGTGGGAAAAACTTTGTTAATGCAGGAGCCTTAACCATACACCAGCgtgtacacacaggagagaaaccttatagctgtgatcagtgtgggaagagctttgctGTAGCTTCCACCCTGATTAGACACCAGCGcatacacactggagagaagccttatagctgtaatCTGTGTGGGAACAGCTTTGCTGTATCAGATAAACTAACCATACACCAGCgtgtacacacaggagagaaaccttatagctgtgatcagtgtggaaaGTGCTTTGCTTTAGCTTCCACCCTGAATAAGCACCAGCGcatacacactggagagaagccttatagctgtgatcagtgtggaaagagctttGCTCGAGCTTCCACTCTGACTATACACCatcgaacacacacaggagagaggccttatagctgtgatcagtgtggaaagagctttGCTCGAGCTTCCACTCTGACTATACACCAtcgaacacacactggagagaagccttatagctgtgatcagtgtggaaagagctttGCTGAGTCAGGGACCCTGAATAcacaccagcgaacacacactggagagaagccttatagctgtgatcagtgtggaaagagctttGCTGAGTCAGGGACCCTGATTTcacaccagcgaacacacactggagagaaaccctatGTCTGTCTATGTGGAGAGAGCTTTGCTCGTTTAGGGCAAATTAAAAAACACCAGAAAGCTCAAATTTGCTATATTTCGTCTCCCTCCTATCCGACAACATTTCCAGATCCCTAA
- the LOC135554708 gene encoding zinc finger protein OZF-like isoform X3 → MLDRASPSPSNLLESPGHNSPGNILLLGLKRVSVRLVDCRKTPGQSGAVGEGHEEGDGDLISSSKNNGDSPPLSGRDLSSGELQQQHFADEAEKSLSQSEHLKHQHRRTGKKSHHSCSDCGKSFTTRRSFIIHLRIHTGEKPYHCDQCGKFFARASNLTTHQRTHTGEKPYSCDQCGKSFAAYNTFKYHLRIYEGEKPYRCLDCGKNFVNAGALTIHQRVHTGEKPYSCDQCGKSFAVASTLIRHQRIHTGEKPYSCNLCGNSFAVSDKLTIHQRVHTGEKPYSCDQCGKCFALASTLNKHQRIHTGEKPYSCDQCGKSFARASTLTIHHRTHTGERPYSCDQCGKSFARASTLTIHHRTHTGEKPYSCDQCGKSFAESGTLNTHQRTHTGEKPYSCDQCGKSFAESGTLISHQRTHTGEKPYVCLCGESFARLGQIKKHQKAQICYISSPSYPTTFPDP, encoded by the exons atgttg GACAGAGCTAGTCCGTCCCCCTCCAACCTGCTAGAGTCCCCTGGTCACAACTCTCCTGGTAACATCTTACTGCTGGGTCTGAAGAGGGTTTCTGTGAGGCTGGTCGACTGCAGGAAAACACCAGGGCAGAGTGGAGCTGTAGGAGAAGGACacgaggagggagatggagatctGATTTCATCAAGTAAGAACAATG gggactctcctcctctcagtggGAGGGACTTATCATCTGGGGAGCTTCAACAACAACATTTtgctgacgaggcagagaagagtctctcccaATCAGAACACCTCAAACACCAGCACAGACGTACAGGGAAGAAATCTCACCacagctgctctgactgtgggaagagtttcactaCACGGAGATCCTTCATAATTCACCTGCGTATTCACACCGGAGAGAAGCCTTATcactgtgatcagtgtgggaagttCTTTGCTCGCGCTTccaacctgactacacaccagcgaacacacacaggagaaaagccttatagctgtgatcagtgtgggaagagttttgctgcATATAACACCTTCAAATATCATCTGAGAATTTATgaaggggagaagccttaccgctGCCTTGATTGTGGGAAAAACTTTGTTAATGCAGGAGCCTTAACCATACACCAGCgtgtacacacaggagagaaaccttatagctgtgatcagtgtgggaagagctttgctGTAGCTTCCACCCTGATTAGACACCAGCGcatacacactggagagaagccttatagctgtaatCTGTGTGGGAACAGCTTTGCTGTATCAGATAAACTAACCATACACCAGCgtgtacacacaggagagaaaccttatagctgtgatcagtgtggaaaGTGCTTTGCTTTAGCTTCCACCCTGAATAAGCACCAGCGcatacacactggagagaagccttatagctgtgatcagtgtggaaagagctttGCTCGAGCTTCCACTCTGACTATACACCatcgaacacacacaggagagaggccttatagctgtgatcagtgtggaaagagctttGCTCGAGCTTCCACTCTGACTATACACCAtcgaacacacactggagagaagccttatagctgtgatcagtgtggaaagagctttGCTGAGTCAGGGACCCTGAATAcacaccagcgaacacacactggagagaagccttatagctgtgatcagtgtggaaagagctttGCTGAGTCAGGGACCCTGATTTcacaccagcgaacacacactggagagaaaccctatGTCTGTCTATGTGGAGAGAGCTTTGCTCGTTTAGGGCAAATTAAAAAACACCAGAAAGCTCAAATTTGCTATATTTCGTCTCCCTCCTATCCGACAACATTTCCAGATCCCTAA
- the LOC135554708 gene encoding zinc finger protein OZF-like isoform X1 yields MYNTFCGHQDRASPSPSNLLESPGHNSPGNILLLGLKRVSVRLVDCRKTPGQSGAVGEGHEEGDGDLISSSKNNGDSPPLSGRDLSSGELQQQHFADEAEKSLSQSEHLKHQHRRTGKKSHHSCSDCGKSFTTRRSFIIHLRIHTGEKPYHCDQCGKFFARASNLTTHQRTHTGEKPYSCDQCGKSFAAYNTFKYHLRIYEGEKPYRCLDCGKNFVNAGALTIHQRVHTGEKPYSCDQCGKSFAVASTLIRHQRIHTGEKPYSCNLCGNSFAVSDKLTIHQRVHTGEKPYSCDQCGKCFALASTLNKHQRIHTGEKPYSCDQCGKSFARASTLTIHHRTHTGERPYSCDQCGKSFARASTLTIHHRTHTGEKPYSCDQCGKSFAESGTLNTHQRTHTGEKPYSCDQCGKSFAESGTLISHQRTHTGEKPYVCLCGESFARLGQIKKHQKAQICYISSPSYPTTFPDP; encoded by the exons ATGTACAATACTTTCTGTGGTCACCAGGACAGAGCTAGTCCGTCCCCCTCCAACCTGCTAGAGTCCCCTGGTCACAACTCTCCTGGTAACATCTTACTGCTGGGTCTGAAGAGGGTTTCTGTGAGGCTGGTCGACTGCAGGAAAACACCAGGGCAGAGTGGAGCTGTAGGAGAAGGACacgaggagggagatggagatctGATTTCATCAAGTAAGAACAATG gggactctcctcctctcagtggGAGGGACTTATCATCTGGGGAGCTTCAACAACAACATTTtgctgacgaggcagagaagagtctctcccaATCAGAACACCTCAAACACCAGCACAGACGTACAGGGAAGAAATCTCACCacagctgctctgactgtgggaagagtttcactaCACGGAGATCCTTCATAATTCACCTGCGTATTCACACCGGAGAGAAGCCTTATcactgtgatcagtgtgggaagttCTTTGCTCGCGCTTccaacctgactacacaccagcgaacacacacaggagaaaagccttatagctgtgatcagtgtgggaagagttttgctgcATATAACACCTTCAAATATCATCTGAGAATTTATgaaggggagaagccttaccgctGCCTTGATTGTGGGAAAAACTTTGTTAATGCAGGAGCCTTAACCATACACCAGCgtgtacacacaggagagaaaccttatagctgtgatcagtgtgggaagagctttgctGTAGCTTCCACCCTGATTAGACACCAGCGcatacacactggagagaagccttatagctgtaatCTGTGTGGGAACAGCTTTGCTGTATCAGATAAACTAACCATACACCAGCgtgtacacacaggagagaaaccttatagctgtgatcagtgtggaaaGTGCTTTGCTTTAGCTTCCACCCTGAATAAGCACCAGCGcatacacactggagagaagccttatagctgtgatcagtgtggaaagagctttGCTCGAGCTTCCACTCTGACTATACACCatcgaacacacacaggagagaggccttatagctgtgatcagtgtggaaagagctttGCTCGAGCTTCCACTCTGACTATACACCAtcgaacacacactggagagaagccttatagctgtgatcagtgtggaaagagctttGCTGAGTCAGGGACCCTGAATAcacaccagcgaacacacactggagagaagccttatagctgtgatcagtgtggaaagagctttGCTGAGTCAGGGACCCTGATTTcacaccagcgaacacacactggagagaaaccctatGTCTGTCTATGTGGAGAGAGCTTTGCTCGTTTAGGGCAAATTAAAAAACACCAGAAAGCTCAAATTTGCTATATTTCGTCTCCCTCCTATCCGACAACATTTCCAGATCCCTAA